In Micropterus dolomieu isolate WLL.071019.BEF.003 ecotype Adirondacks linkage group LG01, ASM2129224v1, whole genome shotgun sequence, the sequence AGAAGATTTGTTTGATTCAGTGTGCCTCAACTATGACCAATCCTGTTCTACACTTAACTGAGGTTAGACCTCACACCTCACAGACATACAAACTCAGAAAGATACAGgagaaatacaataaaataaaatatgtatgtgCATATAACTGTAGAAATAAATGTAAgacttttatttatgtactgTTTAATACcaacatttcattatttatttcgtcatgtatttattattgtatttatacAATTGTTTATTTCTCATTCAAGCATTGATCCACgtattaatttatattaattttcgGGACTGCATAAAGTGACCAATTCCTTTGCGTGTATTTATATTCTAAATTAAAGCATTAATCACAGCCTTAAGATTGTCGGGGTAATTAATGAAAACATATGACCCCGACGTGATTTGAACACGCAACCTTCTGATCTGGAGTCAGACGCGCTACCGTTGCGCCACGAGGTCTTACGCTTACCACACTCTCACATAAGATATTAGAAAATAGTGTCAGTATCCTTCTCATTGTTTCTATGCCATCTTGTGAATcaatatattacaaataaaGTACACAAGGCAAATTCAAGATACGTGTAAAACATTCGCAACGATTTCTTCCTCCCACAGGAGCCTCGTGGATAACACAACCATACTGTATGGTAAACCAAAGTGTTTCTTCTTCCCTCctgataaattacattttctctctcattttctcctgcgtcagcaccatggacagctgTCAGCACAACAGCTGGCTCACGTGCTCACTGGCTCCCACACCCTCACCTCGCGAGTTCTGTGGTTATCGTAAAAGCTGCTAAACGCGCATGTGCACGTCGCgcaggtcttatttatttttgttgccaTTCATACGATACCACTGTAGATGTGTTAATTCTTACACAGTTGTTCGTCAAGTAGGCCTAAGACTAATTCACTATTATTTACCATAgactttatataaaaatgtacctatatttattattaactttTATGACTTAATGTTACAAGCCCATGTCCAAAGAGATGGATGCTGGGAAAGGTAACGCGATAGTTTTTAAGAGAAGATCTTGACTTAACGTTaagtttttttcattattattataagtttgGCAATTATGATCAGTTGTATACAATTTTACACGTCAGTAGAAAAACCCCAGATGTGAATAATACACTTAATGAAGGCTAAATTCTGTTTAGCTGCCTTGGTTTAAGGGTCTTCGTTTTTACATGCCGACTATCACTGTCACGATTTGCTGGAACATTTGAAGAGATCACCTGGACTTTTTTCTGCTATGATGAgctgaacattttaaagaacCCGGTGCTCACCAACCCAGTGGGTTCTGTTTGGTAAtttcctgcagctgcttcacaataaaagtctgGCAGTGCTGCTAATTATTGCCTTTGTTAACTACTTGGCATACTTCTGAATCCATTTGACTTTGGTACATTGGGGTTAGAACACGCTGCCTGATCATTGTCTAAATCTAGCTTTTCAAAACTTCAGATTTTCAGACTTCAGAATTTCAGAGTACACATCCTCTGACAAACAacctgcaacaacaaaaatatggaTACACATGACAAATGTTTACATAAAacctttcagtgtttttatttatttatttgacaagCAGCAGGATCATGTTTGTCACCTCATTTTATCTTTACATTTGAAAGTAGATACAATAGTCAGTATACCAGTTttattacaatatttttttcctaaCTTCAGTACATttaacaaagaaagaaaaataaaacacacaactgcAAACGTGAGAAAagaaagcatgtttttttttttgttgtttttttttttttaaatgtgaagccACCAATGTGTCATTGATGTCACAACTGACTCTTTGCCcggctttcttttcttcttctttcttttcggTCGACTGTTATCGTTTATCAGCTCATTCCTCTCGAACAGCTGTAGGCATTTCCTTTTTGTCGTTTGACGCACAGGTGCGTGGCACTGGTGATGTTGTAAACAGCTTAAAAATCAGAAGGTGGGTGGGGGTTGGGTGGTGGTGTTAGCTGGCTGTCTGACGTGACACGATGacctttcttgttttttcaaagATGGAGGCACCAGTCCTGCTTTTAGTCACCGTGATACAATCACAGCAGACAGGGACAGTCCAAAACCTAAATGGATGAatgagtctgttttttttatgtatttcatgttttaaaccTGCATCTGCCGGTCAGTCACACAGgcgagtgtttgtgtgtaagcgCTTCCTTGGATGGCTCTTCCGCTCTATGCGACATAGCTGTACTCGTCCGCCGAAGTCTGGCTTCGCTCAATGTACTGCTTGTCGATGAGCACCTCGATGCACTTCTTGATCATGCTGATACTTGGGTTGAACCTGGCTTTGGACTGATTGATGACCTGCACACAGGAACGTTTGGAAAAACAGTGATTAAACAGGGATGCTGCCACACAGTccccacttctctctctctctctctctctctccctctctctctctccccacacACACGTGCAAAAGCTATTTCCCCATTTGTTTCCATCAACCCCTCAAATGATCAAGAAAACAACATAATGGTTATGAATTCGGGCGACTTCCACTCACCTCCTGGATGAGGGCGTTGTGTCGGAGCACCTTGCGGGCTTTCATGATTCTCACTATAGCAGcttgtaaatacattttgcGGTCCTCGTCTACAGCGCTCCTCGTCTGCTCCATCTCCTAATGATTTTACAGATACACAACAGGTTTTTAGATATTAACATAGCGGCCCAACAACTGGGTTAACAGCAAAGCTTGAGGAAAGCATTGAGATGGACCGATAAAACATTTGCCTAACCTGTGGTGTGTCTTTCTGCATTGACGTTGTGATCTTGAACTTTGTTCTTTTACTGGTGAAACTCATATTTAGTGAAAACGTGGACTCTGCTTCAATCTCCTCCTGTGAGCAGAGGGGAAGACATTCTGTATTCAAATAATCATCTATGCTTGTCTGAAAGCACACGTCATTAGTTTATGGAATGTAAACAAAGGTTCTGgtacaaataaacataaacatccCAATCAATATCCATTACGAATTGGGGGGGAATGTGGGATTCCACTTGATGCTCAGACCTTTTCTAGGTCGTGGTTGAGCATCTTCACGTCCAGCAGGGACTTGATGGTCTTCTGTAACTCCTTCTCGTTCATCTGGGTGCCGTCCTGCAGCTCCTTGTATGTCACTGTCTGGCTGTTGTTGAAGGCCAGCAACACAGCCATCTGGTAGGTGGTCACCATGGCGACGTAGGGCTTGGACAGGTAGTTCATCTTCACCTCGCCTGTTTCAGACGAGCGGACACAGATGAAGGGTGGTACATGCAGTTGAACCAACTAGCTTATTATTTACCCTGTTTACTTGATTATACATAGTTTTTATATCTTGTTTTTCTTCCATTATTAAACCTGCCTGGGTGTgatagtgtttttttatttacgaTGACTATTCTGATGCACCCAAATCTGTGGATCTTCAGTTGCAGTCACATTTTCATatagactgtgtgtgttgtgtgttttctgctaCCTGTGCAGAGATAGTGCAGCCAGGTCAACTTCCTCCCACTGAAGTGCTGATTATAGAACAActcaaactgtaaaaaaaaaaaaaaaagaggtgaaGACAGAATTTACTTTTGCATTGTGCTCATTTAAAATCAGTATGAGCCTCTACAAACTGACAATTCTCCACAAGAGTCAACTCACCATCTGCACACTCTTCTCTAGTTCTTGAGGGATGGCGAATGTGGAGGAGGGGACGTGTGTGAGAGGCCAGGCTCCAGCCTGCAACCACATTGCATGTACACCACAACATTACACATTTGTACTAAGTGTGGGAACAAAAGCTGCGGTTGGTGGAAACCAACCTGCCTCATAAAGCCAGGGTAAATTATAGTGATATGTTTGGTCACAAAAATATCTGATAAAATCCAGATGTAGAAGTGGAAATAACAGGGCACACGTTTTCAATTAAGGAAGGCCTTGCTTTAAGCCTATGGTTGTTCTATGAGTGAGGTATGTCAGTCATCTCAGAGTCCTCCTCACCTGTAATACATAGATCTGGAAGCTGATGCCCAGGTCAACCACTGTCTCCTGCGTCTTGATGAAATTGTTGAACTTGTTGTTGAGATCGGCACTCACGCTCATGTCTGTGTACATTCTGTGGAGTTTGCTTGTGAACTCGTAGCCACAGGCTTGCTGTAGaaacagggaggaggacagaggtgtaaagaagaaagaaagctAAAGATCTAGAGAGAGATGTGATGCATCTCCCACAGGATATTCACAATAATGACGTGCTTTGTGGGGCTGGTTCCACCTCTGACTAACAATTACATGGAATGCATTTTAAGCCCACTTTCCACCGaatggtaccagctcaactcgcctcgaatccttttttggttttccattggggaaaagttgtacctgtacctgctactttttttcgtatcacctccgtcgaggttccaagtgagctgaggcaatactaaaatgtgacgtgaaaacacagcagaccaCTCATTGATcggagagaatcgtcactattcaccgCATCATCGAGCGCGTTTTCATatcgcttatctgtctttacattgtGAGTAATGTTGacacgttttaacttaaatcaagagacagttGTGTGTGGCTTTGCTATGACGACCAGGTACATTAaagggtactatctgcaatggaaaacggaggacggcGGGCCAAAACCGAGTTGAGTAGAGttgagttgagctggtactggtaaagGAAAAAAGGCATTAGATGAGGCACTGGCAAAGCTAGACATCTCACAAGACTTCCGTTAATAATGTTCATGTTCTTTGGATTTACCTTTAGTTTGTTGATCATGGCTTCTTCTGAGTCCATTGACAATGATAAACCATGTATTAATCTCTTTGCTAGCATTCTGGCATAAAActgtggaaaacaaagaaatggtTCAATCAGCAATTTATATTTTGGAACTACTGGGGATCCTACAAGTGGACAAACTATGAGGCTAATATGTTTTGAACTATTTTAAGCTCAAAACCACCCTCCTAGTCAAGGTTTGTACATCAGAATGTTAATGTTACATATTTgagaaaaatttaattaaacatttgtgtttttgttatattcCAGCATAAGAAGCCTTCCGGTCACCTTTTGAAAGATGTCCTTGTCGTCTATGTACTTGAACACTGTGATGAAGCTGGTCAGCTTGTCCTCCACTTCATTCTCTGTCATTCCCTTTGCAGATTTTTTCAGCAGATTGTCACAGTATTTTGCCAGCTGGACACAGACAGCAAGAGGGAGATGATCGGGTCAAGGCACTGTGtataatactgtgtgtgtgtgtgtgtgtgtgtgtgtgcgcttgcgcgcgctctccctctctctccctctctctcaccagTTCAGGGGCTTTACAGATGGACTTGGGCTCCCTGAAGTTCACCACAGACGTCAAAGCCTGAGATAAGGAGATGTCAAATTCAGTCAAATGGTGAAAAAAGACTTGCCTTGCTGAAAATAGTGACTGTTATgagtacatttttttaatgaagcaCAAGCTATTAGAGTCTGGGGTTTAATACCTTATCGAGTGCACTCATGAAGTGCTGATCTCCATTTAGAACTGTGTTTATGAGCTGAACAAATTTACTGTGAACCTCCAGCACTGACTCCACAAACAGGGTTGGCATCTAGAGGAGCcgggagaaagagacagaaagtgacATTACACGGCAAATTATT encodes:
- the cul2 gene encoding cullin-2 — translated: MSLKPRVVDFDETWNKLLTTIKAVVMLDYVERATWNDRFSDIYALCVAYPEPLGERLYTETKVFLENHVRQLYKKVLESEEKVLVMYHRYWDEYSKGADYMDCLYRYLNTQFIKKNKLTEADLQYGYGGVDMNEPLMEIGELALDMWRKLMIEPLQAVLIRMLLNEIKNDRCGENPNQKVIHGVINSFVHVEQYKKKFPLKFYQELFEGPFLSKTGEYYKQEASNLLQESNCSQYMEKVLGRLKDEEMRCRKYLHPSSYAKVIHECQQRMVADHLQFLHGECQNIIRQEKRDDMANMYTLLRAVANGLPHMIQELQVHIHNEGIRGTSNLSQENMPTLFVESVLEVHSKFVQLINTVLNGDQHFMSALDKALTSVVNFREPKSICKAPELLAKYCDNLLKKSAKGMTENEVEDKLTSFITVFKYIDDKDIFQKFYARMLAKRLIHGLSLSMDSEEAMINKLKQACGYEFTSKLHRMYTDMSVSADLNNKFNNFIKTQETVVDLGISFQIYVLQAGAWPLTHVPSSTFAIPQELEKSVQMFELFYNQHFSGRKLTWLHYLCTGEVKMNYLSKPYVAMVTTYQMAVLLAFNNSQTVTYKELQDGTQMNEKELQKTIKSLLDVKMLNHDLEKEEIEAESTFSLNMSFTSKRTKFKITTSMQKDTPQEMEQTRSAVDEDRKMYLQAAIVRIMKARKVLRHNALIQEVINQSKARFNPSISMIKKCIEVLIDKQYIERSQTSADEYSYVA